GAACCAACTGGTCACCACATCGACCACGCGTTGCTGCAGCAATTTCGAAAGAAATGCGCCGCCGTTGAACAGCAGCACGTCGGGCCGCGCGGGATCTTGCCCGGCAGGCAGATTCACATCGTCGAGCGCGACATTGCGATGCGCAGTAAGAAACGCGGCCAGATAACGCGTGATCGCCGCGTCGTTGGCATACGGCAGTCCAAACTCTTGAAAGCCCGAGCGCCGCGCGCTGGGCTTGTCGTTCAAACTCACATGCGGGCAAAAACCTTCGACGAGGACTTGCCGCACTTCGTCGCGGGTGACCGTCAGCGACGAACTACTGCCAATCAATTTCGAGCCCGTCGTCGGCAAGCTCACGCTGCGCTGCTCGGGGGCCGGGTCGGCCAGCATCTCTTCTTTCAACTGCCGCGCCAGCCGCAGCAGAATGTCCCACTGACGCGGCTGCAGCTTGCCCCCTTTGGTAAAGCGTGCTTCGAGATGCTGCGCAAGTGCCAGGTCGAAGTTATCGCCGCCGAGAATCAAGTGATCGCCGACGGCGACGCGGTGAAACTGGACGCGGTCCCCTTCGCCGCGGCGGACACGAATCAGCGTGAAGTCGGTGGTGCCACCGCCGACGTCGCAGACGAGGATCTTCTGCCCAGGAGTGACGCGCTCTTCCCAATTCGCCGCGTGCTTGTTGATCCAAGCGTAGAACGCCGCCTGCGGTTCTTCGATCAATACCACCCGCGGCAGTCCCGCCCGGGCCGCGGCCTGCACCGTCAATTCGCGAGCCACTTCGTCGAACGACGCCGGCAGCGTGAGGACAACATCTTGCTGCTCGAGCGGTTCGGTCTTGAAGCGGGCATTCCAGGCTGCCCGGAGGTGCGCGAGATAACGACTGCTCGCGGCAACCGGCGATAGTTTTTCGACATCCTCGGCCGCATGCCACGGCAGCACATCGGCGGTCCGATCGATGCCCGTATGACAGAGCCAACTCTTGGCTGATGAAATCGTCCGGCCAGAAACCTGCGCACCCCAATCGCGGGCCATCACACCGACGCAACTCGCCGGCTCAGCAGTATCCCAAGGCAATTTCAAACCGCCAGCGGGAATCTCGCCCGCCGGAGGCTGGTAATGAAACGACGGCAGCGTTTCGCGCGGCTCGATCTGGCTCGGGGCGACAAGCTGCGGAACCTGCAGCACCCGAATCGGCCCGTTCTTCTCCTGCGTATCTACGTAGCAAAGCGCTGAGTTGGTCGTCCCCAGGTCGATTCCCACGACATAGCGACTGGGGAGTTCGGTTTCGAACGGCGCGGGCGTAGCATCCATGAATGGGCGGACAAGCAAAGGGGCGAGAGGACGGAACCGCCCTCATTGAACCCGCTGGGGTGAAGTTTGGAAACCGGTGTTCCCGCGTAGGGTGGGCCTCGTGAAACTCGGCCCACCCTACACCCGGTTTACGGCCGCCCCGATCGTTGCTGAAAGGTTGTGGCGGAATCGCCGTTATAGCTATGATCTGTATGCCCCGTTCACTACTCACGCATCCACCCGCCAGGTTCTCCCCATGATTAACGCTTCCCCACTTCGTAGCATTCTTCTCTTCCTGTTGCTTGGCCCGTTCGCGATGGGTTCTGTGGCGTTTGCACAAGAAAAGGGTGTCGCCGATTTTCCCCAGTTATCGGCAGAAAACGATTGGCCGTGGTGGCGGGGGCCGCAGCGGAATGGCATCGCCGTGGGGAAAGCGCCGATTCAATTTGGCGATTCACAAAACGTGAAATGGAAAGTCCCGGTACCCGGCCGCGGTCACTCGTCCCCGATTGTCGTCGGAAATAAGATCTTTTTGACCTCGGCCGACGAAGCGCAGCAAATTCATGCCGCTCTCTGCTTCGACCGGACAACGGGCAAGCAGCTTTGGCAGACGGAGATCAGCCGGGGCGGTTTCCCGGACGACAACCACGCGAAAAATACCGAAGCGACTCCCTCGGTAGCCTGCGATGGCGAGCGGCTGTTCGTGACCTTTTATCATCACGAGCAGGTGCAGGCGACGGCGCTCGATTTGAACGGCAAAAAGTTGTGGCAGAAGTTCGTTGGCGACTTTCATCCGCAGCGCTATGAATATGGTTATGCACCTTCGCCCATTCTGTACCAGAACACGGTGATCATCGCCGGCGAGTGGGAAAAGACGAGCTTTCTCGCGGCCTTTGATCGCGCATCCGGTGCTGAAGTGTGGCGCACCAAGCGGCCGAGCAGCATCAGCTTTTCGACGCCGGTGATCGGCCACATTGCCGGTAAGGATCAACTGCTGCTGAGTGGTTCGCAGCAAATCGCGTCGTACGATCCGGCGACCGGCAAACCACTGTGGACCGCAGCTGGCTGTGCCGCTGCAACCTGCGGCACGATCGTATGGGACGGCGACATTGTCTTCGCCAGTGGCGGCTACCCTCAATCCGAAACGATCGCCGTTAAAGCCGACGGCAGCGGTCAGGTAGTTTGGAAGAACAATCAAAAATGCTACGAGCAGTCGATGATTACGACCGGCGGCCATTTATACGCCCTGACCGACAACGGCATTCTCTTCTGTTGGCGGGCCAGCGACGGCCAAGAAATGTGGAAGCAACGACTCAAAGGCCCGGTTAGTTCGTCCCCCGTGCTCGCTGGCGGGCATATCTATTGGGCGAATGAACTGGGCACGCATTACGTCTTTAAGCCCAATCCCGAACGCTTGGAAATCGTCGCCGAGAATCAACTCGGCCGTGATTCGTTCGCCAGCCCGGCCATCTGCGGCGGGCAGATGTTCCATCGCACGGCGATGCAAGTTGGTGGCAAGCGGCAAGAGTTTTTGTTTTGCTTGGAGTAGGAAATGCGATGCATCCTTATCCGGATTCGAGAAAATCGCGGCCATTTGCACCCTGGAAGCCGTTTTGGTTCTTCCTGCGGATTTTAGGTTATTTTGCAGCGATCCTAGGCGTCTCAGTCGCGTGCTTGTGGTTTTGCGAAATCCTATTTGGCATGGTTGGCATTATTGCGGTCATTTGTTACCCGCTACTGATCGTCGGTTTTGTCGGTGTGTCATTTGGTGCATTTGCCGGGATCATCTCGCTGTGGATTGGTGCTTGCACGCGGTGCCCAAAATGCGGTTCGATATTCGCCGGACGATACTTCGCAACCGAGTGCAGTAATTGCCATATCTCTTTGCAAGAGCTTGAATCGATGCCAAACATTGATTCGCGGACCACCAACAGATAGACTCAACTACGCATCAACAACCGCTAATGCCCCCGCCGATAAGATAAAAGCAGTTCCCCCCTGCCCCGCTTCCCGCCTGGAATTTTGCCCGATGGACCGCATCCCTGGCTGTGCTGAATTTCGGAAGACGCTCGAGTTGAACCGCCGTGGGCTGTTGCGGTTGGGCGCGCTCGGGGCGAGCGGGCTGACGTTGGGGCAATTGTTGGCCGCCGATTCGCAGGCCAGTGAAGCGGGCACGGCCTCGAAGAAAGATACTTCGGTCATCATTCTGTGGATGCGGGGCGGGCCGAGTCAGCTGGAGTTGTGGGATCCCAAGCCCGATGCGCCGGCCGAAATTCGGGGCGAGTTCGGCACAATTGAAACCAAGGTTCCCGGCATTCGCCTGGGCGAGCACTTGCCGCTGTCAGCGAAGATGATGGACAAGTGGTCGATCATCCGCAGCATGCACTTTCGCGCGGAAGATGGCCTGACCGATCACAGTTCGGGTGACCAGGTTTGCTTCACCGGCTATCCCGCGGCCAAAGATCCCAGCAGCAACATCAGCCCGAGTGTGGGCTCGGTGGCGAAGCGACAACTGCAGGGATTTTCGCCAGAGATTCCCGCCTATGTAATGATCCCGAAGATGGTCCCCGGGACCGACGCTTCTTATTTGGGCGCGAATTGCAAACCGTTTGAGACGCAGGCCGATCCGGGGAATCTGGAAACGCCCTTCAGCGTGCCGAATCTCGATTTGAGTGGCGGGCTGTCGGTCGATCGGATCGAGTCGCGGCGGCAATTGGTTTCGAGCCTCGATCAGATCCGTCGCTCGGTCGATCAGTCGGGGCAGATGGCCGCGCTCGATACGTTCAATCAACAAGCTTGGGAAATTGTGACCGGCCCTAAAGCGCGCGAAGCCTTCGACCTGGAGAGCGAGCCCCGCGCGGTGCGCGAGCGGTATGGCTTTCCCGAATCGTACACGCCGCGAATGCGAGCCGGTGGCGATCGGCCAAATTGGCCCCAGCGGTTGTTACTCGCGCGGCGCTTGGTGCAGGCTGGCGTGCGACTGGTAACCGTCGACTGCCGTTGGTGGGATACGCACGACGACAATTTCTGGGCGCTCAAGAACGGCTTTCTGCCGCCGTGGGACATGGCCTACACCGCGCTGCTTGAAGACCTCGAGCGGCACGGCCTGCTTGAAAAGACGATGGTCCTGGCCTGGGGCGAAATGGGTCGCACGCCGCGCGTGAATGCGACGGCTGGGCGCGATCACTGGGCACGCGTCTTCAGCGTGGCGATGGCTGGGGGCGGCATCCAGGGGGGCCGCATTGTGGGTTCGTCTGACAAAGAGGCTGCGATTCCCAAGGACAACCCAAAGATCGCGCAGGACGTGCTCGCCACGCTCTATCGCCACCTTGGTGTGAACACCAAGGCCAGCTACCTCAATCACTTCGGCCGCCCAATGACGGTGCTGCCCTGCGGCGAGCCGATTCACGAGCTGTTTTAAGCCTGACTGAAACTCTCCCCTATCTATGCTCGGGCGGATTGGCGGCAGCTTGCCTGTGTGCCGCCGTGAAGAACTCCTTCACTTCGGGATGATCTTCGGGGTATTGCTGAATCTGTTGAGTTTGAGTCGGGAACTTGTTGACGTCGATCTTCAATTGCTTGACTTGTGGTTTGTCATCCTGCGTTGAGATCAAGAACAGCGAACCATCTTTTGAGTCGAATGTCTGGCCTTCAATGGTGATTGTCGCATCGGTACCGTTCTTTGTTTCGCAGCGAAACTTCGCCAGAGGCTGCCCCGCCTCAAGCAGTTCCCCTTCGGCAGACGCTCCGGTTGCACTACCCGAGCCATGACTTTTGCCGCTTGACCGATCGCCCCAGAAAACAAGCTTCACTCCCTGCGGCGGACCATGCTTGAGCGTCACCACATTGACGGTTCCTTCGTGAATGCCAGGGACTGGGTCCGCAGTGGTTGTCACCCAAGTAACCGCGCCAGTGGAGACGCCGTTGGCCGATGTTTTTAGGCAACCGGTCAGGGTGATGAGTAGCAACAGGAAATTGGCAAAGAACGAAAACTGTTTCAAGCGGTTCAACATCGCAGATCTCAGAGTTGGTGCGAGAGGCAGGGCCACGACCATGAGCAGTCACCGTGTATTCGCAGCACCTGGGCAACTCTTGGCAAGAGCTGCGTCGCTCGGGCCAAAAACGTACGAAAACGCAGCTTCAGTCGGCGTCGGTATCGTCTTGCACGAGCAGGCTGATGCTCCCCACGCCCGCAGCTGCGCCAGCATCGAAGACGCGGACTGCGGTGCCGTGGTTGGCATCGGCATTGCCAATGACGACCAGCGAAAGAGGCGTTCCTCCGGCGCTGCTAACCGCAGTGCGAATCTTGGTTCGCAGGTCGTGATCGCTATAGACTTCTTCGTCATCGACCAGGATCGAATTGTCGTCCTGAATCTTGACGATCAGAGTTTCGCTGTCGGTTTGAATTTCGCCAATCGAACGCGAGCCGCGTTTTTCGGTCGCTGATTGGGGCGTCGGCAAGTCCATCACAGCTTGCAGGGAGGTGAGCGAAGTCGTGAGAAAAAAGATCAACAAGAAAAACACGATATCGACCATCGCGGTCATGTCGATCAAATCTTCGTGCTGCGCACTCTTCGATGAAACCAAGGGCGCCATTTCCTCGTCATCGTCGTAGTAATCATCATCGTGCGAATCGTGCTCGGCGGTGGGGACGATTGCCGGGGGTGGCGTTCCTTTCCACTGTGGGCGATCTACGGCCGCTGCTGGTGAAGTTGAACCGGCCGTGCCTAGAGGAGCGGGCACAGGTGGCAGCAGCGATGACTCGGCCAGCGTAGTGTCAGCAGTGCCGGGCGCATTGGGCACGGTGACCGCGGCAGCACATTGCGGACAGCGGGCACGGCGGCCGGCAAACTTGTCGGTGGTTTTGATTTCGCGATTGCACGCGGGGCAGTGAAAGACGATGACGCTCATTCGGCCGTCTCCTGCGATTCCATCACGGCAATGTGCAGCGTGACCCCTTCCGCGCTGGCAGCAGTCGCCAGGCGGTGAATCTCGCGCAGGCGAATTCCCTGTTGCGCGCGGAGCAAGACCTTTTTCTTGTTTTGCGAAACAGCCACTTCCACGGCCTTGGCGATGGCTGCTTCCTGGGCCACGGGATCGCGAATAGCTTCGCCTCCTGCCGATTCCAACTCCACGGTTACAAAGTTGGGGTCGGGGCTCTCGAGCACGGTGATCTGAATGGCTTCATCCATGTTCAAGGGCGCGGCATGCACGGCCTGGGGTAGATTGGCGATATCTCCCATGGCAGTGGTGATGAACGTCACCATGAAATAGATGTTCATCATGAACACCAGGTCGATCATGGCGGTGATGTCGAATTCAGCATCGTCGTGCTTTTTTTGCGAAGACAGCAGTCCCGCACTAAAAGGCCCCGACGATAAATTCGAACCACTCATTTCGCGCTCAATTCAACCGGGCCACTGGGTCGCAACTCGCTAAGTGAAGATCAGGCGGCACGGACGCGCTGATGCTTGAAATGTTCGAGCACTCGCAACATGCTCGACGACACTCCGTCCTGCAATTTCTTCAGCCGATTGTTGATCGAGGCCAGCAAGAAGTTAAACGGAATGGCGGTGAGCAGCCCCAGGGCCGTGCAAATGAGGGCGATGGAGATATCGCGGGCAATGTCGTGCGGTTCGACCTTGGCTCCAGAGCCGATGGTGCTGAACGCCGCCATCATCCCCATCACCGTGCCGAACAATCCCAACAGCGGACCGCTCTTGATGGTCACTGCGATCCAACCCGTGCGGAATTCGAATTCAGCCAGAATGTCTTGGGTCAGCATCTCGGTGACAATTTGCCGCTGCGGTTCAAAACCGTAAGAGCGACTGACGATGGCCGCATGAGCCAGCTGAGGAAACGCGCGGACGTCGCCATCGCACATTTCGGCAGCAGCGTCGTACTGTTTGTCGCGCAACTTATTCATGACCTCGTCGGTGAACTCGTTCAACTGCTGCCGATTTTTAAAGGCCAGTTGCGACAGGCGGCGGAAGGCGATGATGACGCAGTACAGCCCCCAGAAAAAGTTGAGGGTCAGCAGCAAGTAGCAAGCTTTGTCGACGACCCCGGCAATTGCACTGATATTCATAGCGTGTCCACGAAGAGAAGATCGACGACATCCGCCAGCCAGTCAGCGGAGCTTCGGGCCATTCTAGTTGCTGGCAACGAGAAATGGGATAAGGCGACAAGCCCTTGTAGTAGTTGGTCCACGACCTGTGTCGAGCTTCCGGATTTGGATCAAAGCTCGCAATTGCGCGGGCAAACTGCGAAATAAACAACTAGCAGTTTAACGGCTGTCCACGCAAAACGTGCCGGGTGCGTCAGTGCAGTGTGGTACACTGATTTTCCGGAA
Above is a window of Anatilimnocola aggregata DNA encoding:
- a CDS encoding DUF1501 domain-containing protein; the encoded protein is MDRIPGCAEFRKTLELNRRGLLRLGALGASGLTLGQLLAADSQASEAGTASKKDTSVIILWMRGGPSQLELWDPKPDAPAEIRGEFGTIETKVPGIRLGEHLPLSAKMMDKWSIIRSMHFRAEDGLTDHSSGDQVCFTGYPAAKDPSSNISPSVGSVAKRQLQGFSPEIPAYVMIPKMVPGTDASYLGANCKPFETQADPGNLETPFSVPNLDLSGGLSVDRIESRRQLVSSLDQIRRSVDQSGQMAALDTFNQQAWEIVTGPKAREAFDLESEPRAVRERYGFPESYTPRMRAGGDRPNWPQRLLLARRLVQAGVRLVTVDCRWWDTHDDNFWALKNGFLPPWDMAYTALLEDLERHGLLEKTMVLAWGEMGRTPRVNATAGRDHWARVFSVAMAGGGIQGGRIVGSSDKEAAIPKDNPKIAQDVLATLYRHLGVNTKASYLNHFGRPMTVLPCGEPIHELF
- a CDS encoding outer membrane protein assembly factor BamB family protein → MINASPLRSILLFLLLGPFAMGSVAFAQEKGVADFPQLSAENDWPWWRGPQRNGIAVGKAPIQFGDSQNVKWKVPVPGRGHSSPIVVGNKIFLTSADEAQQIHAALCFDRTTGKQLWQTEISRGGFPDDNHAKNTEATPSVACDGERLFVTFYHHEQVQATALDLNGKKLWQKFVGDFHPQRYEYGYAPSPILYQNTVIIAGEWEKTSFLAAFDRASGAEVWRTKRPSSISFSTPVIGHIAGKDQLLLSGSQQIASYDPATGKPLWTAAGCAAATCGTIVWDGDIVFASGGYPQSETIAVKADGSGQVVWKNNQKCYEQSMITTGGHLYALTDNGILFCWRASDGQEMWKQRLKGPVSSSPVLAGGHIYWANELGTHYVFKPNPERLEIVAENQLGRDSFASPAICGGQMFHRTAMQVGGKRQEFLFCLE
- a CDS encoding MotA/TolQ/ExbB proton channel family protein, giving the protein MNISAIAGVVDKACYLLLTLNFFWGLYCVIIAFRRLSQLAFKNRQQLNEFTDEVMNKLRDKQYDAAAEMCDGDVRAFPQLAHAAIVSRSYGFEPQRQIVTEMLTQDILAEFEFRTGWIAVTIKSGPLLGLFGTVMGMMAAFSTIGSGAKVEPHDIARDISIALICTALGLLTAIPFNFLLASINNRLKKLQDGVSSSMLRVLEHFKHQRVRAA
- a CDS encoding ExbD/TolR family protein, whose protein sequence is MSGSNLSSGPFSAGLLSSQKKHDDAEFDITAMIDLVFMMNIYFMVTFITTAMGDIANLPQAVHAAPLNMDEAIQITVLESPDPNFVTVELESAGGEAIRDPVAQEAAIAKAVEVAVSQNKKKVLLRAQQGIRLREIHRLATAASAEGVTLHIAVMESQETAE
- a CDS encoding ExbD/TolR family protein, coding for MSVIVFHCPACNREIKTTDKFAGRRARCPQCAAAVTVPNAPGTADTTLAESSLLPPVPAPLGTAGSTSPAAAVDRPQWKGTPPPAIVPTAEHDSHDDDYYDDDEEMAPLVSSKSAQHEDLIDMTAMVDIVFFLLIFFLTTSLTSLQAVMDLPTPQSATEKRGSRSIGEIQTDSETLIVKIQDDNSILVDDEEVYSDHDLRTKIRTAVSSAGGTPLSLVVIGNADANHGTAVRVFDAGAAAGVGSISLLVQDDTDAD